A region of Clarias gariepinus isolate MV-2021 ecotype Netherlands chromosome 25, CGAR_prim_01v2, whole genome shotgun sequence DNA encodes the following proteins:
- the mffb gene encoding mitochondrial fission factor homolog A isoform X1, which yields MSEADFAVTADMAAISRVQYELDYTEGISQKMRIPDRLKVGPGSVMDQPPLFPEESHSTMMQVPDRIIVAGDEAASQFSVPRELDLIQSIPVESVELKPPPHVLTLQDQPLEFLEPQPEPAQVKEQPRSQVRSRREHYTGEISGVSHNGQIIKYDAVSPSPRAPVRVCPPLVSPEDWPNMGTVGGVLSYVQHSTRRAYDHILAMLDASHHRTALVSQDAGLEGAPDDLVLADAPALRRQIVKMNRRLQVLEFENTARAKREMVVYSLTVAFWLVNTWMWVRR from the exons ATGAGTGAGGCCGACTTTGCCGTCACGGCCGACATGGCTGCAATAAGCCGTGTGCAGTACGAGCTGGACTACACCGAGGGCATCAGCCAGAAGATGAGGATCCCTGACAGGCTGAAGGTGGGACCGGGCTCTGTGATGGACCAGCCTCCACTGTTCCCAGAGGAATCCCACAGCACCATGATGCAGGTTCCAGACCGGATCATAGTGGCAG GTGATGAAGCTGCTTCTCAGTTTAGCGTGCCACGAGAGCTCGATCTTATCCAGTCCATCCCGGTGGAGAGCGTGGAGCTGAAGCCTCCTCCACATGTCCTCACTCTCCAAGACCAGCCTCTGGAATTCCTGGAGCCGCAGCCAGAACCCGCCCAAGTGAAAGAGCAG CCTCGCAGTCAGGTGAGATCCCGGCGTGAGCATTATACCGGCGAGATTTCAGGAGTGTCTCACAACGGCCAGATCATCAAATACGATGc CGTGAGCCCGTCTCCCAGAGCTCCTGTCCGTGTTTGTCCCCCTCTCGTATCCCCCGAGGACTGGCCGAACATGGGTACTGTGGGCGGAGTCCTCTCCTACGTCCAGCACAGCACACGCCGGGCCTACGATCACATCCTGGCCATGCTGGACGCCTCGCACCACAG GACTGCACTTGTGAGTCAGGACGCTGGTCTGGAAGGAGCTCCTGATGACCTGGTGTTAGCCGACGCCCCGGCACTACGACGACAG ATTGTGAAGATGAACCGCAGACTTCAGGTGTTGGAGTTTGAGAATACAGCGCGAGCGAAACGGGAGATGGTGGTGTACTCGCTCACCGTGGCGTTCTGGCTGGTGAACACGTGGATGTGGGTACGCCGCTGA
- the mffb gene encoding mitochondrial fission factor homolog A isoform X2, protein MSEADFAVTADMAAISRVQYELDYTEGISQKMRIPDRLKVGPGSVMDQPPLFPEESHSTMMQVPDRIIVAGDEAASQFSVPRELDLIQSIPVESVELKPPPHVLTLQDQPLEFLEPQPEPAQVKEQPRSQVRSRREHYTGEISGVSHNGQIIKYDATALVSQDAGLEGAPDDLVLADAPALRRQIVKMNRRLQVLEFENTARAKREMVVYSLTVAFWLVNTWMWVRR, encoded by the exons ATGAGTGAGGCCGACTTTGCCGTCACGGCCGACATGGCTGCAATAAGCCGTGTGCAGTACGAGCTGGACTACACCGAGGGCATCAGCCAGAAGATGAGGATCCCTGACAGGCTGAAGGTGGGACCGGGCTCTGTGATGGACCAGCCTCCACTGTTCCCAGAGGAATCCCACAGCACCATGATGCAGGTTCCAGACCGGATCATAGTGGCAG GTGATGAAGCTGCTTCTCAGTTTAGCGTGCCACGAGAGCTCGATCTTATCCAGTCCATCCCGGTGGAGAGCGTGGAGCTGAAGCCTCCTCCACATGTCCTCACTCTCCAAGACCAGCCTCTGGAATTCCTGGAGCCGCAGCCAGAACCCGCCCAAGTGAAAGAGCAG CCTCGCAGTCAGGTGAGATCCCGGCGTGAGCATTATACCGGCGAGATTTCAGGAGTGTCTCACAACGGCCAGATCATCAAATACGATGc GACTGCACTTGTGAGTCAGGACGCTGGTCTGGAAGGAGCTCCTGATGACCTGGTGTTAGCCGACGCCCCGGCACTACGACGACAG ATTGTGAAGATGAACCGCAGACTTCAGGTGTTGGAGTTTGAGAATACAGCGCGAGCGAAACGGGAGATGGTGGTGTACTCGCTCACCGTGGCGTTCTGGCTGGTGAACACGTGGATGTGGGTACGCCGCTGA